The Arachis hypogaea cultivar Tifrunner chromosome 19, arahy.Tifrunner.gnm2.J5K5, whole genome shotgun sequence genome has a window encoding:
- the LOC140182407 gene encoding uncharacterized protein, giving the protein MADFLVEVTGEAPDIPNTRWKLHVDRASNQTFGGVGIILENSAGIAFEQSIKFEFPVSNNQAEYEALIGGLMLAKEVRASRLEVNSDSQVVTSQVNGSYQARDALLQKYLEKVKELCKGFEEVTIQHVPRERNA; this is encoded by the coding sequence ATGGCCGACTTCCTCGTAGAGGTCACAGGGGAAGCACCCGACATACCgaacacacggtggaagctccatgttgACAGAGCATCCAATCAAACGTTCGGAGGAGTTGGAATAATCCTCGAAAACTCGGCTGGCATAGCCTTCGAGCAATCtatcaaatttgaatttccagTCTCCAACAACCAAGCCgagtatgaagccttgatagGAGGACTGATGCTAGCCAAAGAAGTCagagcatcaaggttggaagtcAATAGCGACTCCCAAGTCGTCACTTCCCAAGTAAACGGCAGCTACCAGGCCAGGGACGCACTGCTACAGAAATACTTGGAAAAAGTAAAAGAACTATGCAAAGGCTTCGAGGAAGTAACAATCCAGCATGTTCCCAGAGAAAGGAACGCCTGA
- the LOC112777166 gene encoding geraniol 8-hydroxylase — protein sequence MYKYIKEATRNWLGSHNIELSMELHILLLLITLSLLPTIILRRRQKNRPPGPPGLPIIGNLHQLGPKPHATLSTLSKTYGPLMSLQLGSVTVVIASSPSAAQEILQKHDSSFSDRPIPDAITAQPNVLDTLAWSPGGPRWRSRRRLCTTKIFTAQRLDLLQHLRQHKVQQLVQHLHQKSAARTPVNIGDLAFATMLNLVSNTVFSEDVVDPEFKSAGEFKEVVWRIMEDAGKVNASDYFPAVKWLDLQGIKRHVRVSYLRIHKLFDEMIGKRVSYRDTCAARGDDFLDVLLDHCQHHQHDDSEDSDPLTIDNIKPMLLDLFIAGSDTSGSTIEWAMAELLHNPETMQKARKELNQVIGTTNNEVKESDIPKLEYIQAIVKETLRLHPPVPLLLPYVAGNDVEVGGYTIHKGDQVLINAWSIGRDPQFWDDPMVFQPERFLGSKIDFKGRDFEFLPFGAGRRICPGLALANRMITLAVAALVHSFEWKLPEGVTPESLDMTEQYGITLKRLSPLCALPISVY from the exons ATGTACAAGTATATTAAGGAAGCAACAAGAAACTGGCTGGGATCCCACAATATAGAATTGAGTATGGAGCTCCACATCTTGCTCTTACTTATCACACTCTCTCTACTCCCCACCATCATCCTCCGCCGCAGACAAAAGAATCGCCCACCTGGTCCACCCGGCCTACCTATCATCGGAAACCTCCACCAACTCGGCCCAAAACCACACGCCACTCTCTCCACTCTTTCCAAAACCTACGGCCCCCTCATGTCTCTTCAACTAGGCTCCGTCACCGTTGTCATCGCCTCCTCGCCCTCCGCCGCCCAAGAAATCCTCCAAAAGCACGATAGCTCCTTCTCCGACCGCCCAATCCCGGACGCCATCACCGCTCAGCCCAACGTCCTCGACACCCTGGCCTGGTCCCCCGGCGGTCCAAGGTGGCGCAGCCGGCGCCGTCTATGCACGACGAAGATCTTCACCGCCCAGCGCCTCGACCTTCTCCAGCACCTCCGGCAGCACAAGGTGCAGCAGCTCGTGCAACACCTCCACCAGAAATCTGCCGCAAGAACGCCAGTGAACATCGGGGATCTGGCCTTCGCCACCATGCTGAACCTTGTGTCGAACACGGTGTTCTCGGAGGACGTGGTGGACCCGGAGTTCAAGAGCGCGGGGGAGTTCAAGGAGGTGGTGTGGCGGATCATGGAGGACGCCGGGAAGGTGAACGCGTCGGATTATTTTCCGGCGGTGAAGTGGTTGGACTTGCAGGGAATAAAGCGGCACGTGAGAGTTTCATATTTGAGGATTCATAAACTGTTCGATGAAATGATAGGGAAGCGCGTGAGCTACAGAGACACTTGCGCTGCGCGTGGTGATGACTTCTTGGATGTGTTACTTGATCATTGCCAGCACCACCAACACGATGATAGCGAGGATTCCGATCCTCTCACTATCGATAACATCAAGCCTATGCTGTTG GATTTGTTCATTGCGGGAAGTGACACTTCAGGATCAACAATAGAATGGGCAATGGCAGAGCTTCTACACAACCCAGAAACAATGCAAAAAGCAAGAAAGGAACTCAACCAAGTAATTGGAACCACCAACAATGAAGTCAAGGAATCAGACATCCCTAAACTTGAATACATCCAAGCAATAGTCAAAGAAACTCTAAGGCTTCATCCACCAGTGCCCCTTCTCTTGCCTTATGTCGCCGGAAACGACGTCGAAGTAGGTGGCTACACCATTCACAAGGGTGACCAAGTTCTCATCAATGCATGGTCTATAGGAAGAGACCCTCAGTTCTGGGATGATCCAATGGTTTTTCAGCCCGAGAGATTTCTCGGGTCGAAAATAGATTTCAAAGGGAGGGATTTCGAGTTCTTGCCATTTGGCGCCGGAAGAAGGATCTGCCCTGGATTGGCCCTTGCCAACAGGATGATTACTTTGGCGGTGGCTGCCTTGGTCCATTCATTTGAATGGAAACTTCCAGAGGGTGTCACCCCTGAAAGTCTTGACATGACTGAGCAGTATGGAATAACATTGAAGAGACTTAGTCCTCTTTGTGCCCTTCCAATTTCTGTATATTAA
- the LOC112779063 gene encoding uncharacterized protein codes for MRYDGTKDPQEHVTAFEARMNLEGVGDAARCRAFPVTLADPAIRWFNTLPQGSITTFADISKKFLARFTTRITKAKHPINLLGVTQKPGEPTRKFLDRFNDECLEIDGLTDSVASLCLTNGLLNEDFRKHLTTKPVWTMQEIQSIAKEYINDEEVSQVVAANKRQPPNSPPRHAHQTERYKEAPRDSTPNKLTKQPRVGRFTNYTPLTAPIVEVYQQIADKGILSRPRPLKERTGGNKSLYCDYHKGFGHKTQDCFDLKDALEQAIREGKLNEFSRLIREPRRRERERSKEDRNRAVKPRQEPPGDANNPPAFVVNVVVGRDSPPPPQSKSATRKDSRVLSISTESPTASRKFPTISFGPEDKWFNDLPENPPPMVVTAMIGTGLVKRILVDTGADSNILFRNVFDAMGFKESDLQNH; via the coding sequence AATCCGGTGGTTCAACACCCTCCCACAAGGATCCATCACGACCTTCGCAGACATCTCCAAGAAGTTTCTAGCACGGTTCACGACGCGCATAACAAAGGCGAAACACCCGATCAACCTGTTAGGGGTCACCCAGAAACCCGGCGAGCCGACCAGGAAGTTCCTGGACAGGTTTAACGACGAGTGCCTGGAAATCGACGGCCTCACGGACTCGGTCGCTAGCCTATGCCTAACGAATGGCCTATTGAATGAGGACTTTAGGAAACACCTAACAACCAAACCTGTATGGACCATGCAAGAAATCCAAAGCATAGCCAAGGAGTATATCAATGACGAAGAGGTTAGCCAGGTTGTGGCGGCCAATAAACGGCAGCCACCCAACTCGCCACCTCGGCATGCGCACCAGACTGAAAGGTACAAGGAAGCTCCTAGAGACAGCACCCCAAACAAACTAACCAAGCAACCACGGGTAGGGAGATTCACGAACTACACGCCACTCACGGCGCCCATAGTAGAGGTCTACCAGCAGATTGCAGACAAAGGAATCCTATCCAGACCAAGACCCCTGAAGGAGAGAACGGGAGGCAACAAAAGCCTTTATTGCGATTACCACAAAGGGTTTGGTCACAAGACCCAGGACTGCTTTGACCTCAAAGATGCCTTGGAACAAGCCATCAGGGAGGGGAAACTAAACGAGTTCTCCCGGCTCATTAGGGAGCCGAGGAGACGGGAAAGAGAGCGCTCGAAGGAAGACCGGAACCGGGCTGTCAAGCCAAGACAAGAACCTCCAGGGGACGCCAACAACCCCCCAGCCTTTGTGGTTAACGTCGTGGTCGGACGAGatagccccccccccccccagtCCAAATCAGCAACAAGGAAGGATTCCCGGGTGCTCTCCATCTCAACAGAGAGCCCCACTGCCAGCAGGAAGTTCCCCACCATATCATTTGGCCCAGAAGACAAATGGTTCAATGACCTTCCCGAGAACCCCCCTCCCATGGTAGTCACAGCAATGATCGGAACGGGACTGGTCAAGCGCATCCTCGTCGACACGGGAGCCGACTCAAATATCCTATTCAGAAACGTCTTCGACGCCATGGGATTCAAGGAATCCGACCTCCAAAATCACTAA